The following coding sequences are from one Sphaeramia orbicularis chromosome 11, fSphaOr1.1, whole genome shotgun sequence window:
- the LOC115428828 gene encoding histone-lysine N-methyltransferase SETMAR-like, with translation MEKQELRAVIKYLHKKGMTPKEIHEDMVSTLGKECLAYSTVRKWVAEFKQGRTSTEDDPRSGCPKTSSSDEQVDAIHCMVLSDRRMTVQQIAKATDISVGSVHHVLTDILGMNKLSARWVPRMLTPEQMLKRVDISRTLLTRFHADPENFQRRIVTQDETWVHHFEPESKLQSKEWKHHGSPPPKKFKRVASVGKVMASVFWDCEGVLMVDYLQKGQTINGEFYASELRKLKKEIKAKRRGKLRAGVLLLQDNAPVHTAQVAVAEAHNCGFELLPHPPYSPDLAPSDFYLQNSKEALHWFSVALVLEVAQPIGAHLGHKHLK, from the exons AATATCTCCATAAGAAGGGTATGACACCAAAAGAAATCCATGAAGACATGGTCAGTACACTTGGAAAGGAATGTCTTGCCTATTCTACTGTGAGAAAATGGGTTGCTGAATTCAAACAAGGCAGAACAAGCACAGAAGATGATCCTCGATCAGGCTGTCCGAAAACCTCAAGTTCTGATGAACAGGTGGATGCAATTCACTGCATGGTTCTAAGTGACAGACGCATGACAGTCCAACAAATAGCCAAGGCTACAGACATCAGTGTTGGGTCAGTACACCATGTCCTCACGGATATATTGGGGATGAACAAGTTGTCTGCAAGATGGGTCCCAAGAATGCTGACACCAGAACAAATGCTGAAGAGAGTGGACATTTCCAGGACACTTTTGACCCGTTTCCATGCTGATCCTGAGAATTTTCAAAGGAGAATTgtgactcaggatgaaacatgGGTTCATCACTTCGAACCTGAATCCAAACTCCAAAGTAAGGAATGGAAACACCATGGATCCCCACCTCCCAAGAAGTTCAAGCGAGTCGCGTCTGTTGGGAAGGTGATGGCGTCAGTTTTTTGGGATTGTGAAGGAGTCCTCATGGTAGACTACCTGCAAAAGGGCCAGACCATTAATGGGGAGTTCTATGCCTCAGAGTTGCGCAAACTCAAGAAGGAAATAAAGGCAAAGCGTAGAGGAAAGTTGCGTGCTGGCGTGCTGCTGcttcaggacaatgctcctgtccACACAGCACAAGTGGCTGTAGCAGAAGCTCACAACTGTGGCTTTGAATTACTGCCCCATCCACCTTATTCTCCAGATCTTGCACCGTCTGACTTCTACCTCCAAAACTCAA AAGAGGCTCTCCATTGGTTCTCAGTAGCCTTGGTGTTGGAGGTGGCTCAGCCAATTGGCGCACATCTAGGCCACAAACATCTGAAGTAG